The Marinifilum sp. JC120 genome segment GCCCTTTTCAGCAATGATTTTGAGAGCTTCTTCATTGCTTTTTGCGAACTGTTCCCACTGGTAAGCTTCAATTTCAGCAGCGGCTTTGAGCATGGCTTCCTGCTGTTTGGGATTCAGGGCATCCCAGTAGTCCTTGTTGATGACCATCATGTTCAGCGGGAAAGCGTAGTTGATATTGTTAAAGTACTTGAGGTTTTCCCAGAATTTACCGTCTTTGCCGGATACAGCGGAGGTCAGGACGGAGTTTGCAAGTCCGGTCTGTAGTGCGGAATAGAGTTCTCCCCAGGGCAAGGACATGGGGCTGGCACCGGTGGCATGGAGCAATTCTGCGCCGTTTTTATCGTAGGTTCGGGTCTTAAGACCTTTGAAATCAGCAACGGTTTTAAGAGGCTTTCTGGTAAAAAGTCCGCTGGGAGGCCAAGGTGCGGCGTAGAGCATTTTCTGATTCCAGCGGCGGCAGGCTTTTTCATAGTAGGGTTTGGCTGCTGCGTAGAGTTTTTTTGCTTCAGCGTAGTCTTTAGCCAGCAGGGGCATGGAACTTAAGCCGAAAACCTGATCGGAACCGGAAACAACACCCATGAGTATGTCAGACATGGGCAGGGTGCCGTCTTTTACTGTTTTAAGCAGTTCAGGGCCTTTGAATCCGAGGCTTCCGCCGGGGTGGACTGTGATTTGTACTGAACCGGAGGTGTACTCAGCGACTTTGTCGGCAAAGAGCTTCGCGCCTTGTGAGTGGAAGTTGGTTGCACTGTAGATGGCATTACAGTCCATTTTGAGATCAGCTGCCTGTGCGGAAAAGGCCAAGGCCAGAACCATGAGCAGGGGAGTGATGATCCGTTTTAACATGAGTAACCTCCGTGTTGAGTTTTGCTGTTTTTGTTATTTGAGAAATACTTTTTTAGAATTTGTCCGTTATTTGTGTTTTAGTGTTTGTGAAAAATTAAAAAACTCGAAAAAATGAGAACAGTTTTTACGAGTATTTTGAAAATATATAATTCGTTTTCGTTTCGATTTGGATGAATTAAGAGTGTTTATACACACAATTTTACAAAAATAAAATCTTTTAATTGTGGACAAAATTGGGTAATGTTCGCTCGAATCGAACAATATACAGTAAATAAAATGACAAATCGCGGTTCTTGATAGAGCGGCTTAATAATGACCCAGTGGAGGATGTATAGTGCTGATAATTGGAGTAGATACCGGAGGAACATTTACAGATTTCATTTATAAGGATGGAGATAAATGGGGCGTACACAAGCGTCTTTCCACTCCTCATGATCCTTCCGAGGCCGTAATTAACGGCATTAAACACATTGCCGGGGACCGGGCCGTTCAGGTCGTTCATGGTTCCACTGTCGCTACAAACGCCATCCTTGAACGTAAAGGTGTGAAGACCGCCCTGATCACAAATGATGGTTTTGAGGACGTCATTCAGATCGGTCGTCAGAACCGTTCAGACCTCTATGATTTATCTTTTTGTAAAAAACCGCATATTGTTCCGCCGGAACTTCGCTTCGGAATTACCGGAAGAATTGATCACGAAGGGAATGAAATTGAACCGTTTTCTG includes the following:
- a CDS encoding ABC transporter substrate-binding protein, with product MLKRIITPLLMVLALAFSAQAADLKMDCNAIYSATNFHSQGAKLFADKVAEYTSGSVQITVHPGGSLGFKGPELLKTVKDGTLPMSDILMGVVSGSDQVFGLSSMPLLAKDYAEAKKLYAAAKPYYEKACRRWNQKMLYAAPWPPSGLFTRKPLKTVADFKGLKTRTYDKNGAELLHATGASPMSLPWGELYSALQTGLANSVLTSAVSGKDGKFWENLKYFNNINYAFPLNMMVINKDYWDALNPKQQEAMLKAAAEIEAYQWEQFAKSNEEALKIIAEKGMVISEPSKEISDMLQKEATLMLDNTLKGAKKGLKSAIKAYKK